A single window of Desulfuromonadales bacterium DNA harbors:
- a CDS encoding C-GCAxxG-C-C family protein: protein MEDQTAGERAGELFASGLNCAQAVLQATTGIDDPRMMEMAEAFGGGVGGSKCLCGAISGGVMALGWSGKGSKAGELVSEFKKRHRVTCCVALTRSYEWKSREHLSNCRKITEETAEIVERWLK, encoded by the coding sequence ATGGAAGACCAGACCGCCGGGGAGAGGGCGGGAGAACTGTTCGCTTCCGGCCTCAACTGCGCCCAGGCGGTATTGCAGGCGACCACCGGGATCGACGACCCTCGCATGATGGAGATGGCAGAAGCCTTTGGCGGCGGGGTCGGCGGCAGCAAGTGCCTGTGCGGCGCGATCTCCGGGGGCGTCATGGCCCTTGGCTGGAGCGGGAAGGGGAGCAAAGCGGGAGAGCTTGTCTCGGAGTTCAAAAAGCGACACCGAGTGACCTGCTGCGTTGCCCTCACCCGATCCTATGAATGGAAAAGCCGGGAACACCTGTCCAACTGCCGCAAGATCACCGAAGAGACGGCAGAGATCGTCGAGCGATGGCTCAAATAA
- a CDS encoding alpha/beta fold hydrolase, with translation MQVLIKGMTQAYEEHGAGPAVLLLHGLPADHRLRESHIQPLVLAGYRVIVPNLRVFGEGSTSAGDCSIDVLSDDVIRLLNYLGIGRAAVVGLSLGAHVLQTLLQRYPQRLAAAVFVEPRNRMGIDTENECLTDLVAKRRVSGGLLGFLNEVKRFRPRCQLYRQVA, from the coding sequence ATGCAAGTTTTGATTAAGGGTATGACACAGGCCTACGAGGAACATGGTGCTGGCCCGGCAGTTCTCCTGCTCCATGGGTTGCCAGCGGACCACCGTCTGCGGGAGAGCCATATTCAGCCGCTCGTGCTGGCGGGGTACAGGGTGATTGTTCCGAATCTTCGCGTTTTCGGGGAAGGTTCGACGTCGGCTGGTGATTGCAGCATCGATGTCCTGAGCGACGATGTCATCAGGCTGCTGAATTATCTCGGTATCGGCCGGGCGGCCGTTGTTGGGTTGTCATTGGGCGCCCATGTCCTGCAAACTCTTCTGCAGCGTTACCCGCAACGGCTGGCCGCGGCCGTTTTCGTCGAGCCTCGCAACCGCATGGGCATCGACACGGAAAACGAGTGTTTAACGGACCTGGTTGCCAAACGCAGGGTTTCCGGCGGTCTGCTCGGTTTTTTAAATGAGGTGAAGCGGTTCCGGCCTCGCTGCCAGTTGTATCGGCAGGTGGCCTGA